The segment ATCTGTCCATGTTCACTATCCCAAAAGCTTTTGTCGACTATCCCCATGGGAATAGTTCATACCTGTGAACGCCTCACTCATTCCAGaccatttattttcataatttaaAGCGTactcaaacaaatacacaccaATACATCCCATCATTATGATTTCATTATTAAATCCTGGATGTATTTTTGTCTTTGACAGGGAGAGATTGGACCTGCTGGAGCTACTGGCCCAAGTGGAGCTCAGGGATCTAGAGGAGAGCCCGGTCCCAATGGCGCTGTTGGACCCGTCGGTCCCCCTGTAAGTATAGAAAGATATTGCTGTGTAGACTCCCAAGTTCCTGGAGaaattagaaacaaaaacatgtattttatttagtccttgattttgttttgattaGTGTGTTTTTCCAGACTACATTGATCAATTCCAAAAACTCCATTGAATATAAATGTTGTCATTTACTGTAGTTACTTTGTGTGACATTATCACATATTCACTATTAAAGTGCAGTTATTTAATCTTTGAAAAAGTCAAATGTAATACTTTTTGTAGCAGTGAATTTTTCAGTcagatgtttttaaattgttttgggAAGATTCCctaatttcttgtttttttttcctttagggTAACCCTGGTAATAATGGTCTGAACGGAGCCAAGGGAGCCGCTGTAAGTTCTCAAGTTGTACTTTTCAAGCAtacataggtcaaaggtcatttaGGGTCCTGACTAATTCTCACCTGTCCATCATCGCTGTTATTTAGGGCACCCCTGGTGTTGCTGGCGCTCCTGGCTTCCCTGGACCAAGAGGAGGACCTGGACCTCAGGGCCCTCAGGGTGCTGCTGGACAGAGAGGCCTCGCTGTAAGAACACCACCAACACTGATACATATAGACGTGGATATGCATGTTTTTTGTGGATGTACATCATccacaaaaaacatacatatcCACATGGAAGCATGCAAATGTATACACAACGCAGACCAGTAATTGTCCACAGATGACTGATTGTTTCATTAATTGCATCTGTTTATCTGTCTTAGGGAGATCCTGGTACCCAGGGTGTCAAGGGAGATGGTGGACCCAAGGGAGAGCCTGTAAGTTCACACCCCGATCCTGTTCTTTGGCTTGCAATTTCACCAAACTGAAACTGAAGACATCTGACTGTGTATGACTGTTGTCCTTCAACTTCTCTGTTGCCTCCCGCAGGGTAACTCTGGACCTCAGGGATCCCCCGGACCTCAGGGTGAGGAGGGTAAGAGAGGACCCACTGGTGAGCTTGGTGCCACTGGACCTGCTGGAAACCGTGGAGCTAGAGTGAGTACCAGATCAGCGTCTCTGATGGGTGGTGTTGCACTCATATGAATCCATATTCAGATGCATTTTGTCTTCGACCTGCTAATGCCTGCGTGTCTCTTACAGGGTGCCCCTGGCAGCCGTGGTATGCCTGGTAGCGAGGGAAGAAGTGGTCCTATTGTAAGTGGTCAAAGAACAAATTTCATTCCACCAACATTCAAGCCAAAAAATAAAGCTATGTCTTGTTTCCAAATATAGTCACCATTCAGTTATATGGTTAAATTTCCACCTCATTTACCTTCAACCTCTTTGTCTCCTTCTTGTAGGGCATGCCTGGTGCCCGTGGTGCTTCTGGTGCTGCTGGACCTCGTGGACCCCCTGGAGATGCTGGCCGCGCCGGTGAGTCTGGCCCAGCTGGTCTCAGGGTGAGTCTTTTGCTCAattctgtattttttagagGGATCTCATGTCTGTGTTAGTTCTGTGAGTCAAGTTTAAAGGGAGAATAGGTCTATGGCGAGCTAGAATGGCTGAGTTTGAATAGCTTGGAGCAGGAGTGCTGTAATGGCTTAATACGAGGCTATTGAGAGTAACACAAATTGAAATTATATTCCTTGTATGTATGTAGCAGTACAAATTAATGACAAAACATTCATCTTAATGaccaatttttattttctacaggGTCTCCCAGGAAGCCCTGGAAGCTCCGGACCCCCAGGAAAGGAGGGACTTGCTGTGAGTAAATCTGAATTTTGCACTGAAGCAGAACTTAtcgtttttttttaacttcatgaTCATATTTGCTGCAGTAAATGCAATCAACGTGACTTCCTGTTGTTCTGCCTGTTTCTCCCTCCAGGGCCCCGCTGGACAAGATGGCCGTGGTGGACCCCCTGGCCCAACTGGACCTAGAGGCCAGCCCGGAAACATTGGATTCCCCGGACCCAAAGGACCTAGTGTAAGTAGAAATAGAGCCGAGATGAGCATTTGGAGCTTCATCCTTTTCTTTATTGTTAATCAAGTTTATCATAACCTGTGCTTAAACCGCCTCTTGCCTCCTTTAGGGTGAGGCTGGCAAGCCTGGAGACAAGGGAGCCACTGGCCCCACTGGACTGAGAGTAAGTCAAAAATACCCAACAGGTGTTTCATACAGTAACACACTGATAAAACACTTGTCAGCTCCATTGTCAGTTGTTATAACATGTCATCATATTCCTATCTAGGGAGCCCCTGGACCTGATGGCAACAATGGAGCCACTGGTGCTACTGGACCTGCTGTAAGTATCCTTATGTATGATGCACCCAGTTAATGGCAGTTTCGCCCCTTCCAACAAATACATACAACATTTATGACtgtgattttctgttttaaacatTGGTCTTCTCTCTTCATCTACAGGGCGGTCCTGGTGAGAAAGGAGAGCAGGGAGCTTCTGGAGCTCCTGGCTTCCAGGTGTGGATCCATCATTTGATTTTACTCTCTGCTCATTATAAACGAGTCAAAAAAAGCATattcaaaaatatgaaagagCACTTATCAGAGTAAATTCAGTCTAACTGCTGTTCCATGTTAGTAGCTACATACATTACCTGCACCTTAAGTGTGCTTTTAATACAGCAGTATCTGCATAAATAGCACTGTTGAGGTCACTGTTCCTGATTTTGCGGCTTGGTGTTTTCAGGGTCTGCCTGGTCCTGCTGGAGGTGCTGGAGAGGCTGGCAAACCCGGAGACAGAGTAAGTAACGCACACACTTACTTCTACCATATTGTACAGTCAAACCATAGAAATTGTAGAATAGGCAGTACATTTCTAACCCACCATTCATCTCTCTATAGGGTATCCCAGGAGACCAGGGAGTTTCTGGACCTGCTGGTGCCAAGGTGAGTTCACCTGTCCTGTCACctgttttactttaattttagtGAGATGTCAAAACTATTGAAATAGTTAGAATACAAATAGAAAATGTCTCTAATTGTGGCAgattacatttacatgcatATAAAGACAATACACTGACTTCCTCTTTGTGTTCCTCCAGGGAGAGCGTGGTAACCCTGGTGCTGCTGGAGCTTCTGGACCTCAGGGACCAATTGGACCCCGTGGACCCGCTGGAGCCCCCGGAACTGATGGTGGCAAGGTAAGATGATGCCATGGCTGTAAGAAGCAAAGGTTATAAATGAAATCTTGACCTTACAAAAGGTAGCAGAGTTTACCAATATCAGATCAATGTTGAATAAATTCTAAACATACACTTTACTGCAGCATATATACGTTGTTTATATGTTCTTTTGTGTACAATAATCCTCTAGAATCAGAATATGTCAGTACCAAGCTCATATATGAGATTATGTATTTATGGACGCATGTGTGTTCTATGCGAAAAGGAACCATAATTTGTCACGTCTGTTTCCAGGGAGAGCCTGGcgctgctggagctgctggcgGTCCTGGACACCAGGGACCTGGTGGCATGCCCGGTGAGCGTGGAGCCGCTGGAGCCCCTGGAGGCAAGGGAGAGAAGGTAAGATCCAAAAATACCACCTTGAAATAAAGATTTTAGCCCTCAAAATCACTCAGATTTGTCAAtaagaatgtatttttttctcaatcattccctcctgctctctctcctaTAGGGAGAGGCTGGACACAGAGGACCTGACGGCAATGCTGGCAGAGATGGTAGCCGTGTAAGTTCAACTCTCTGGttcttcttaaaaaaaaaaaaagatagccACTCACTCCATTAGTTTGACTATAGCAATCCCAGCCTTGGCCTCagtgtcctctcctctctctctttccaggGCATGCCCGGACCCGCTGGACCTCCTGGACCCACTGGAGCCAATGGTGATAAGGTAAGTAGGTGACGTGTGGATATTATTTACCACATGACaaataatgacatcacaataaatatatttagGATAAACGCTGTAACACAGATTAATTAATGCTATGGAGCTTTGTTAAGACCTAAAAATGGCTACCTCTAACATTATTCAAGATGGCTGACTGACCAGTGATGTACACAAGAGAGTCATTGAGATGTGTAGTTGAAATCAAATCACTGTCAGAAATTATCTCTTGGCTGGCCAACTCAAGTCCATAGCATTGGACACCCCATACCTCTGTTGGAGAACCCCCATGGTACAGTAGCTTTCTATCTCCAGCTAGAACCTCAACACTGCCACCTGATGGCTGTTTAATAATATTACAGCAATGACTCGATTACAACGTAATCCAGGATAGAAGtggtaaaaacattaaaaatgaagCAGACAAATGCAGAACTTTTACATTCTGAATATTTTCATGCTGTTATATGCTATTCTAAGCAGCTAACGTTACCCTTGCAGTGctatttatttcactgtttattGCTTTGTCGGCTATGTAAACAACTGGCAGACACAgaattacaacaaaaacaatgacactACATTTGCATTGCTTCAAAGAGGAAAACCAGAGGATTATCTTTTGTAAGAGTCATATCAGCTGATCAAGTTGTCTAATTCATTAGCGGATTAATTAGCTGTACACTACaaaagtaaatggtaaatgagCTTTTGGCCCAGCACCTTTTCTAGTCTGTCTGACCACTtcaagcgcttttacactacatgttacatgtcacacccattcacacaccgATGGCCGAGGCTACTATAGCAGGTGCCACCAGCTACTCACcttaaacataaacacactcacacttgaGCAGTGTGGGGTTAAGaatcttgcccaaggatgcttCAACATGTGGACTTGAAGATCTGGGGGTGGAACCACCAAcaacctcctgagccacagctacCCAAAATGCAATAGAGTGCATTTAAATCAATGCTGATGCCTACAAATGATTTCTCATGTGTGTATAAATCTATTGATGTATAGTAATCAATGGTTGGATCGATGGAGCAATGCTAGGCTAGTGACTCACTCACTGTTCTCTCCTCCAGGGTGAGAGCGGTTCCTTCGGACCTGCTGGCCCTGCTGGAGCTCGTGGAGCCTCTGTAAGTAGCTGTTGCTGACTTTCTCAATTAAACAAGCATCAACGGTTCTGCTGTATTCACCCTAAATAACCGGTTGACATAAATATCAGATTAAGACCTTGAGACAACATCAAATCTTCCTGACCCACTGCTTCTTGTCCACAGGGAGAGCGTGGAGAGGTTGGACCTGCTGGAGCTCCCGGATTCGCTGGACCACCTGTAAGCCAGCAGCCAGTCACCTTCCAATACAACATACTgtgacacaaatacacacacacacacacacacacacacacacacacacacacacagttgcccAGACACTAACCCAGCCCCATTACTTTTCCGGTTTACAGGGCGCTGATGGTCAGACCGGAGCAAGAGGAGAGCGTGGACCTTCTGGTGGAAAGGGAGAATCTGGCCCCGCTGGTCCTGCTGGACCTGCTGGACAGTCTGGACCTCCTGTTAGTATAATTTACACTTGAGACATACTCATATATTGAGAATGTATAAACTCAAACGAGATATGAGTAGTAAAGGGCCATCCACACCAAGAACTATAACGATAACACTGTGAGCATCCACACTGATGAACGGTAATGTTCTGTAAACAGTGGGGCCAAGCATGCTGCAAGCTCCAGCTGTGATGCAATGTGGATGGGTCTGATTGGCTTTCAGtgttcactcattcactcatcCAGTCACTGATCACTGTGTGGACTCAGCAATCCAATTGAGTTagatattcatttttatttttatagttatccTCATTGTTGTGGACTCTCCTTTACGCTAATATGGAATGgtgtctgatttttttcatctgtttatCTAGGGTGCTTCTGGCCCTGCTGGACCTACTGGTGCTCGTGGAGATAATGGCCCTCCTGTGAGTATTGAAacatcacagcagcacacataAGCGCAGATTTAATTTCTGTTGTACCTGTTACACTCACTCACACCCACTTACTTCAACCCCACTAGCCAAATGGCCATTTCAAATCAATGGAAGGCTACCAGAGCATGTAGTGactgaaaatgaaagtaaaaaatCTAATAAGACAATTACAGAAcaacagaaatgtcaaatactgaatttttaccaaatgataacgtcaaatttcacacacacacatagacatacTAAACACTCTTAGTGACTGCTGTATAACCTTTGATGATGTGTGTTTCCAATTTCAGGGTCTGACTGGTTTCCCTGGTGCTGCTGGCAGAGTTGGCGCTGCTGGCCCTGCTGTGAGTATCATATTTACAGTCATTAGTGAGGACGTACACACGTGCAGACCCACACTGAATACACTGGgttatttaaataacattttcagttcATCCTCTCATCATGCTGCTTCtcataacagtgaaacaaaacgATCACATTTGACATTAacccactctcctcctcctctgctgtcagGGTATTGTTGGACCCCCTGGCGCCGCTGGTCCCGCTGGTAAGGATGGACCTCGTGGTCTCCGTGGTGATCCTGGTCCTTCTGGTCCTTCTGGAGATCAGGGTATGGTTGGACCACCTGGCCCATCTGGAGAGAAGGGACCTTCTGGAGAGCCCGGTCCCGCTGTAAGTCATAGCTCTTTTTCCAGTACAAATTATGAGACTGTGGGAAATTGAAATGATTAAAACGATAATTAGtctgataaaaaatatataactaaGTTTATATCTTTATTGTGGTCACATAGATCTATAAATCTTCATTATCAATGCATTGATAtgtgacctgtgtgtgtttagggtTCTCCTGGTACTCCTGGAACCAGCGGTCCTCTTGGACTTCAGGGATTCGTTGGTCTGCCTGGTGCTAGAGGAGATCGTGGTTCACctggtggtgctggtgctgTGGTAAGCACAAATTAAGACTGACAGCGTTTTACAGAGGATATATAGATGAGTC is part of the Epinephelus moara isolate mb chromosome 22, YSFRI_EMoa_1.0, whole genome shotgun sequence genome and harbors:
- the col1a2 gene encoding collagen alpha-2(I) chain isoform X1 → MGMMGARGPPGPPGPPGAQGHTGHPGEPGEPGQTGPVGPRGPPGPPGKSGEDGNNGRPGKPGDRGAPGPQGARGFPGTPGLPGMKGHRGYTGLDGRKGEPGGAGAKGEPGAHGAAGSPGLAGSRGMPGERGRAGPAGPAGARGADGNAGPAGPAGPLGAAGPPGFPGGPGPKGEIGPAGATGPSGAQGSRGEPGPNGAVGPVGPPGNPGNNGLNGAKGAAGTPGVAGAPGFPGPRGGPGPQGPQGAAGQRGLAGDPGTQGVKGDGGPKGEPGNSGPQGSPGPQGEEGKRGPTGELGATGPAGNRGARGAPGSRGMPGSEGRSGPIGMPGARGASGAAGPRGPPGDAGRAGESGPAGLRGLPGSPGSSGPPGKEGLAGPAGQDGRGGPPGPTGPRGQPGNIGFPGPKGPSGEAGKPGDKGATGPTGLRGAPGPDGNNGATGATGPAGGPGEKGEQGASGAPGFQGLPGPAGGAGEAGKPGDRGIPGDQGVSGPAGAKGERGNPGAAGASGPQGPIGPRGPAGAPGTDGGKGEPGAAGAAGGPGHQGPGGMPGERGAAGAPGGKGEKGEAGHRGPDGNAGRDGSRGMPGPAGPPGPTGANGDKGESGSFGPAGPAGARGASGERGEVGPAGAPGFAGPPGADGQTGARGERGPSGGKGESGPAGPAGPAGQSGPPGASGPAGPTGARGDNGPPGLTGFPGAAGRVGAAGPAGIVGPPGAAGPAGKDGPRGLRGDPGPSGPSGDQGMVGPPGPSGEKGPSGEPGPAGSPGTPGTSGPLGLQGFVGLPGARGDRGSPGGAGAVGEAGREGNPGNDGPPGRPGAPGFKGDRGEPGPSGSMGLAGAPGPAGPTGAAGRHGNRGESGPGGAAGAVGPAGARGAAGPSGPRGEKGVAGEKGERGMKGLRGHAGLQGMPGPSGPSGDTGSAGPNGPAGPRGPAGPHGPPGKDGRAGGHGTIGSPGARGPPGYVGPVGPPGAPGLPGPPGPAGGGYDVSGYDEYRADQPALRAKDYEVDATIKSLNTQIENLLTPEGSRKNPARTCRDIKLSHPEWSSGFYWIDPNQGCSNDAIKVFCDFNTRETCIHAHPGSIARKNWFRSTEGKKHVWFGETINGGTEFTYNDETISPQSMATQLAFMRLLSNEATQNITYHCKNSNAYMSDETGDLKRAVVVQGSNDVELRAEGNSRFTFSVLEDGCTRHTGEWSKTVIEYRTNKPSRLPILDIAPLDIGGADQEFGLDIGPVCFK